The following coding sequences are from one Lipingzhangella halophila window:
- a CDS encoding IclR family transcriptional regulator, protein MTKNSEQPPRQSGREGGSGVQSIDRAVLILRCFGSRAPELGISDIARATDLSTSTAHRLLASLQHNGLVRQTAERRYVLGPLLVQLAGSGALPASLRDAAVETMRALRDRTDETVGLHELLSTNQRAVIDQAESHHALRRTYTELGLPIPLPHGAPGKAILAFVPRAVSDEVLAKPIEPATPSTITDPQELRVQLERVRADGFAMSFCERTPGIHTVAAPVFGGGSRVVGCMSISGPEVRMPRSRLEALSIDVKRASWQVSEVLGATREGVQRCVEHAAPSPLGG, encoded by the coding sequence TTGACCAAGAATTCGGAACAACCGCCGAGGCAGAGCGGGCGCGAGGGCGGGTCGGGTGTCCAGTCGATCGACCGGGCGGTCCTGATCCTGCGGTGCTTCGGATCGCGCGCCCCGGAGCTCGGTATCAGCGACATCGCGCGCGCCACGGACCTGTCGACCAGTACCGCGCACCGACTGCTGGCGTCCCTGCAGCACAACGGTCTGGTACGGCAGACGGCCGAACGGCGCTACGTGCTGGGACCGCTCCTCGTGCAACTGGCCGGGAGCGGGGCGCTTCCCGCGTCCCTGCGCGACGCCGCGGTCGAGACCATGCGCGCGCTCCGGGACCGTACGGACGAGACCGTGGGCCTACACGAGCTGCTGTCCACGAACCAGCGCGCCGTCATCGACCAGGCCGAGAGCCACCACGCCCTGCGCCGCACCTACACCGAGCTGGGCCTGCCGATCCCACTGCCCCACGGGGCGCCGGGCAAGGCGATCCTGGCGTTCGTGCCGCGGGCCGTGAGTGACGAGGTACTGGCGAAACCAATAGAGCCGGCGACGCCGTCGACAATCACCGATCCGCAGGAGCTGCGCGTCCAGCTCGAACGCGTGCGCGCCGACGGATTCGCGATGTCGTTCTGCGAGCGCACGCCCGGTATCCACACGGTCGCCGCTCCGGTATTCGGCGGCGGTTCCCGGGTCGTGGGATGCATGAGCATCAGTGGGCCCGAGGTGCGCATGCCCCGATCCCGCCTTGAGGCGCTGTCCATCGACGTCAAGCGCGCCTCGTGGCAGGTATCGGAGGTCCTTGGCGCCACACGGGAAGGGGTGCAACGCTGCGTCGAGCACGCGGCCCCGTCGCCACTCGGCGGGTGA
- a CDS encoding site-2 protease family protein, which produces MRATLGLGRWFGIPVGANIGVLVIILLIGSGLAFGVLPSRFPEWSTASYLLVGLAAGLLLVLSIVLHELAHAVVARAKGVRIDGITLWLLGGVAQMRDEPSSPRDELQISGVGPLASLALGVLFGLLAVFFGFTGPAGVPVAATFGFVAWANVLLAVFNLLPAAPLDGGRVLRAALWWRTGDRNRAATIAARAGRGLGLVLIGLGVAQVLFLSGIGGLWLALIGLFMVHAAAAEGSQARLTTRLHGVPVRQVMSTALVTAPPRATVAEFIDHVVLHRPFSTYPLVDEHGRLTGLVTLNRIRAVSTERRADTLLEQIACAPEEVPTAHADEAVTELLPRMHGCGDGRAVVLDEAGRVVAVVSPGDIARLASAADLRSWDPYPPRGADLNRDT; this is translated from the coding sequence ATGCGAGCCACGCTGGGGCTGGGACGCTGGTTCGGTATCCCGGTGGGCGCGAACATCGGCGTCCTGGTGATTATCCTGCTCATCGGGTCGGGCCTGGCGTTCGGGGTGCTGCCCTCGCGGTTCCCCGAGTGGTCGACCGCCAGCTACCTGCTGGTCGGCCTGGCCGCCGGGCTGCTGCTGGTGCTGTCGATCGTGCTGCACGAGCTCGCGCACGCCGTGGTCGCGCGGGCCAAGGGAGTCCGGATCGACGGGATCACACTCTGGCTGCTCGGCGGGGTCGCCCAGATGCGCGACGAGCCGTCGTCGCCCCGCGACGAGCTGCAGATCTCCGGCGTTGGCCCGCTCGCCAGCCTCGCGCTCGGTGTCCTCTTCGGCCTGCTCGCCGTCTTTTTCGGGTTCACCGGCCCGGCGGGCGTACCGGTCGCCGCCACGTTCGGGTTCGTGGCGTGGGCGAACGTTCTGCTCGCCGTCTTCAACCTGCTGCCCGCCGCGCCGCTGGACGGCGGCCGGGTGCTGCGCGCGGCGCTGTGGTGGCGCACCGGCGACCGGAACCGGGCGGCCACCATCGCTGCCCGGGCCGGACGCGGCCTCGGGTTGGTACTGATCGGGCTCGGGGTGGCCCAGGTACTCTTCCTCTCCGGTATCGGCGGGCTCTGGCTGGCGCTCATCGGCCTCTTCATGGTGCACGCGGCCGCCGCCGAGGGAAGCCAGGCGCGGCTGACAACCCGGCTCCACGGGGTACCGGTGCGCCAGGTGATGTCGACCGCGCTGGTAACCGCGCCGCCGCGGGCCACGGTCGCGGAGTTCATCGACCACGTGGTGCTCCACCGGCCGTTCTCCACCTACCCGCTGGTCGACGAGCACGGCCGGCTGACCGGCCTGGTGACGCTGAACCGGATCCGAGCCGTCTCCACGGAGCGGCGCGCGGACACCCTGCTGGAACAGATCGCCTGCGCCCCGGAGGAGGTGCCCACCGCGCACGCCGACGAGGCCGTCACCGAGCTGCTCCCGCGGATGCACGGGTGCGGCGACGGCCGGGCGGTCGTGCTCGACGAAGCCGGCCGGGTGGTCGCGGTGGTCTCGCCGGGCGACATCGCTCGCCTGGCCTCGGCCGCGGACCTGCGCTCCTGGGACCCCTACCCGCCGCGGGGCGCGGACCTCAACCGGGACACGTAA
- a CDS encoding FecCD family ABC transporter permease, with the protein MSQPNINVVRVGEWSARFRPRALAVVAGCSLVAVALGVLAIGAGAYPMSPSEVVRALGGAGSAADLVIVHDVRLPRVATALLVGSALALSGAVFQTLTRNPLGSPDILGFTQGATTGAMTVIVVIGAGTAALSVGAVVGGVLTGVLMYALLWPRGLHGYRLVLLGIGVAAILTGVNGYLLTRAEIVDAARAVLWLTGSLAGRGWDDAVPLLVAMVVLVPVVLGCERALRMMEMGDDAALSLGVRVERVRLALLTSAVLLASFAAAAAGPVLFVALTAPHLARRLTRAPGPNLVATLCMGAALLVTADWLAQRAFPGRELPVGVVTGLLGGGYLVWLLIAERRAGRI; encoded by the coding sequence GTGAGCCAACCGAACATCAACGTCGTGCGTGTCGGGGAGTGGTCCGCGCGTTTCCGGCCGCGGGCACTGGCCGTCGTGGCGGGGTGCTCGCTGGTCGCCGTGGCCCTGGGGGTGCTCGCCATCGGCGCCGGCGCCTACCCGATGAGCCCGTCCGAGGTCGTGCGCGCCCTCGGCGGGGCCGGCTCCGCGGCCGACCTGGTCATCGTGCACGACGTCCGGCTGCCCAGAGTCGCCACTGCCCTGCTGGTGGGGAGCGCGTTGGCCCTCTCGGGGGCGGTGTTCCAGACCCTGACACGCAACCCCTTGGGCAGCCCGGACATCCTCGGATTCACGCAGGGGGCGACCACCGGGGCAATGACGGTGATCGTGGTCATCGGGGCCGGAACGGCCGCGTTGTCCGTCGGCGCGGTGGTCGGTGGCGTGCTGACCGGGGTGCTGATGTACGCGCTGCTGTGGCCCCGCGGGCTGCACGGCTACCGGCTCGTCCTGCTGGGGATCGGCGTCGCGGCGATCCTCACCGGCGTCAACGGTTACCTGCTGACACGGGCCGAGATCGTGGACGCGGCACGGGCCGTGCTGTGGCTGACCGGCAGCCTGGCCGGCCGCGGCTGGGACGACGCGGTGCCACTGCTCGTGGCGATGGTCGTGCTGGTTCCGGTGGTGCTCGGCTGCGAGCGCGCGCTGCGCATGATGGAGATGGGCGACGACGCCGCGCTCTCGCTCGGGGTACGCGTCGAGCGGGTGCGGCTGGCGCTGCTCACCTCGGCGGTGCTGCTCGCCTCGTTCGCGGCGGCCGCCGCGGGGCCGGTACTGTTCGTCGCGCTCACGGCACCGCACCTGGCACGCCGGTTGACCCGGGCACCGGGCCCGAACCTGGTGGCAACGCTGTGCATGGGGGCGGCGCTGCTGGTGACCGCCGACTGGCTCGCGCAGCGCGCCTTCCCCGGGCGCGAGCTGCCGGTCGGCGTGGTCACCGGGCTGCTGGGCGGCGGTTACCTGGTGTGGCTACTCATAGCGGAGCGCCGGGCGGGACGGATCTGA